A section of the Candidatus Methylomirabilota bacterium genome encodes:
- a CDS encoding zf-HC2 domain-containing protein, translated as MSEYGASGSSSIECRQIAELLGDYLEGTLPRETRELIEWHIEGCGPCVAFVNTYRGTIDAAKKLREVEIPGELKKRLLAVLRTQRAAKP; from the coding sequence ATGTCCGAGTATGGAGCCAGCGGCTCGTCATCGATCGAGTGCCGGCAGATCGCCGAGCTGCTCGGCGACTATCTCGAGGGGACGCTTCCGCGCGAGACGCGCGAGCTAATCGAGTGGCACATCGAGGGGTGCGGGCCGTGCGTCGCCTTCGTGAACACCTACCGCGGGACGATCGACGCGGCGAAGAAGCTCCGAGAGGTCGAGATCCCCGGCGAGCTGAAGAAGCGCCTCCTCGCCGTCCTCCGCACGCAGCGCGCCGCTAAGCCGTAA